One genomic window of Plasmodium coatneyi strain Hackeri chromosome 12, complete sequence includes the following:
- a CDS encoding CS protein — MENEKHENMLLAIARDFQSIDNFIETFLSFLEHKTDYFHVMLNEDDIGTLAKKYDGTVGKDILNNNKCGFKAQSREQNLVKSFRKHQLNYIMKKQPYLIENEDMRNKYLPSCDELKKLNSSKFCEVKNKQNDMQKKLESGTTPISATTGETHISTWNGGQTEKYFWNQALNEINIEMPLHTEIKTSEINVQITNKSIKVYHKNEIKLEGTFYEEVNKQECMWNIEDKKKLIIFLEKKRENWWPCVIMGDPEIDTSKIESKKNLTDFDEKTQGEIRKFLHQQKIKNEGAKSPEELNAQTMLKNAMSSKGYPFMK, encoded by the exons atggaaaacGAAAAGCACGAAAATATGCTACTCGCCATTGCGCGAGATTTTCAGTCGATAGACAATTTTATAGAAACCTTTTTATCATTCCTCGAACACAAAACTGACTACTTCCATGTAATGCTTAATGAGGATGATATAGGAACATTGGCCAAAAAGTACGATGGCACTGTAGGGAAGgacattttaaataacaacAAGTGTGGATTCAAAGCGCAAAGCAGAGAACAGAACTTAGTGAAGTCATTTAGGAAACATCaattaaattatattatGAAAAAGCAGCCCTATTTAATCGAAAATGAAGACATgaggaataaatatttacCTTCATgtgatgaattaaaaaaattgaatagcTCAAAATTCTgcgaagtgaaaaataaacagaATGATATGCAGAAGAAGTTAGAATCTGGAACGACACCCATTAGTGCAACTACAG GTGAAACCCACATATCAACCTGGAATGGAGGACAAACTGAGAAATATTTCTGGAACCAGGCGCTAAACGAAATTAACATAGAAATGCCGCTACACACTGAAATAAAAACCAGCGAAATCAACGTCCAAATTACGAACAAAAGCATTAAAGTGTATCACAAAA ATGAAATAAAACTGGAAGGCACCTTCTATGAAGAAGTGAATAAGCAGGAATGCATGTGGAACATAGAGGACAAGAAAAAgctaataatttttttggaaaaaaaaagagaaaattggTGGCCATGTGTAATAATGGGTGACCCAGAAATAGACACTTCCAAAATTGAGTCCAAAAAGAACTTAACCGATTTTGATGAAAAGACGCAGGGAGAAATACGGAAATTTTTGCACCAGCAGAAAAT AAAAAACGAAGGGGCCAAGTCACCTGAAGAATTAAATGCGCAGACCATGCTGAAAAATGCCATGAGCAGTAAGGGATATCCATTTatgaaataa
- a CDS encoding U1 small nuclear ribonucleoprotein C, whose product MPKYYCEYCDIYLTHSSPVGRRQHIQGRKHISAKIEYFQNLLREEGITPQNFLGFLGPRALNNILGNPMMNNMMPGNYPMHTKYNNMKHHSHYSRRSHRHHMSHGRYPRERHGHYSYSSKFHSHPMHMNNSNMGGMPGFPYSDHSGGLLPSPNSMHGHGKMGNLVIRDLVSNVNIDNDPSRDSQNEERNGDHPTGNPRSGMHNQGDHPDVVNGSGGAANNNDNVTVDA is encoded by the coding sequence ATGCCGAAGTACTACTGCGAATATTGCGACATTTACCTGACGCACAGCTCCCCAGTGGGGCGCAGACAACACATCCAAGGGAGGAAACACATAAGTGCCAAAATTGAGTATTTCCAAAATTTGCTAAGGGAAGAAGGCATAACCCCACAGAACTTTTTAGGGTTTCTAGGACCCAGGGCGCTCAATAATATTCTAGGAAATCCAATGATGAATAATATGATGCCAGGAAATTACCCTATGCATACAAAATATAACAATATGAAACACCACTCTCATTATTCGCGTCGTTCTCATCGGCATCATATGTCTCATGGTAGGTACCCCAGGGAAAGACACGGCCATTATAGTTACTCTAGCAAATTTCACTCTCACCCTATGCACATGAATAACAGTAACATGGGTGGCATGCCAGGATTTCCATACAGTGATCATTCTGGTGGTCTCCTCCCCTCACCAAATTCTATGCATGGTCAtgggaaaatgggaaatctTGTTATTCGAGACTTGGTAAGTAATGTGAATATCGACAATGACCCAAGTAGGGACAGCCAAAATGAGGAACGAAATGGGGATCATCCAACTGGCAACCCTCGTAGCGGAATGCACAATCAGGGGGATCATCCCGATGTGGTCAATGGTAGTGGTGGAGCTGCGAATAATAATGATAACGTGACTGTGGATGCCTAG
- a CDS encoding RNA-binding protein, whose amino-acid sequence MFSFGLKKKKKEEDQSAEEKANEENKSPVEEKNDKKEPTDDDKAKEEADNEEKQVDSRARNRRTRKPVRKTRKGQKEEEEVKEEKEVEEEEEKEGKKGKKEPKGKRGNARRGKKAAADEKEEEDKKDEENDEAQKEEDERKKELKAEEELKDKDAKASALTLEILGDIPDADLKPPENVLFVCKLNPVTEEEDLKTIFSRFGPIISCNIVKDKVTNNSLQYAFIEFEKKEDCLNAYFEMDNVIIDDRRIHVDFCQSLAKYKGEIKNWKIENKAVLENIKKRKLDQEDTKRKRGGKGTANATANATANATTNGELNEEEEENVRVFKYESDNSKKEQENDSNKEEKKDDPNDTGENNAAESGKNNYSNEKWYKSPKYNKNNFNSYSNQHPYRRYSYKYRYNNNYNTPYGRNFFYRKNYNGNYYDKYNYYDKVRKNSMFNKRNYSPRDGAGHRNDDYNSRYRRQRSYSSDHLQKKELDRRDTRKYGSKSMEKSPKRGEHDKYNYPRDGHRDRGYSNDKNADDAMLRGGKRMNGRGASTSRPGEHSHYKKGDYERGVGHDEHHSGYNYKMQRKTNRSRSYSVHMNDKEENKGYSKRDGYNNDYNYDKKRKYGQYDGANGDYEKRGDDGYAYNNGYHNGSYNKRLKGYPGDQDDERYKKAYPKYSERYDKNFYPKDERKDFYDKDNKSNKYKNDEYGKYDREASYDYKGDKKKYGDKNEDYYNKTKYSKYDSYERDDGKKYNKESKPYGNNYKDEKGYGKYKDKTYDRRDDKNYYKDNKSRQKDDYKYDDLDKGKRDKSYERKNRGDDSRDRMNDKKSYNYKGKKGKYADGRKDDDYNNSPNTKRDRKNKDNKKRRSKSYSDVSHNSSAKYASKSKKQKKEKYSSKDKKKDNKKKNYDDDDYEKYDNSVSGSKNSYSNKKDDESNSYVPKSESANSAYS is encoded by the coding sequence ATGTTTTCATTCggccttaaaaaaaaaaaaaaggaggaggaccaATCCGCcgaggaaaaagcaaatgaGGAGAACAAAAGTCCCGTAGAGGAGAAGAATGATAAGAAGGAACCCACCGACGATGATAAAGCCAAGGAAGAAGCGGACAATGAGGAAAAACAGGTAGATAGTAGGGCCAGAAATAGGAGGACAAGAAAACCAGTTAGGAAAACAAGGAAGggacagaaggaagaggaggaagtaaaggaagaaaaagaggtggaagaagaggaagaaaaggaaggcaaAAAGGGTAAGAAAGAGCCGAAGGGTAAGAGGGGCAACGCCAGGAGGGGCAAAAAGGCAGCCGCagatgagaaggaagaagaggacaaAAAGGATGAGGAGAACGACGAAGcgcagaaggaggaggacgaacggaagaaggaattaaaGGCTGAAGAAGAGTTAAAGGATAAGGACGCCAAAGCAAGTGCCTTAACGCTGGAAATTTTGGGAGATATCCCAGATGCTGATTTAAAGCCCCCAGAAAATGTTCTATTCGTTTGTAAGCTGAACCCCGTaacggaagaagaagatttaAAAACCATTTTCTCTCGATTCGGACCGATAATATCGTGTAACATTGTAAAAGATAAGGTAACGAACAACTCTCTCCAGTATGCCTTTAtcgaatttgaaaaaaaagaagactgCCTAAATGCGTACTTCGAAATGGATAACGTCATCATTGACGACAGGAGGATACACGTGGATTTCTGCCAGTCGTTAGCGAAATATaagggagaaataaaaaactggAAAATCGAAAATAAGGCTGTGctggaaaatattaaaaaaaggaaattggACCAAGAGGAcaccaaaaggaagaggggggGCAAAGGAACTGCCAACGCAACTGCCAACGCAACTGCCAACGCAACTACCAACGGAGAACTgaacgaagaggaagaagaaaacgttcgGGTCTTCAAATACGAAAGTGATAACAGTAAGAAGGAGCAGGAAAATGATTCcaataaggaggaaaaaaaagatgaccCAAACGACACCGGGGAGAACAATGCTGCCGAAAGTGGCAAGAACAACTACAGTAACGAAAAATGGTACAAGTCCCCTAAGTACAACAAAAACAATTTCAATAGCTATTCCAATCAGCACCCCTACAGAAGGTATTCTTACAAATACagatataataataattacaatACCCCCTACGGGAGGAACTTTTTCTATCGCAAAAATTATAACGGCAATTATTATGATAAATATAACTACTATGataaagtaagaaaaaatagcatGTTCAACAAACGGAATTATTCTCCCAGGGATGGTGCAGGACACCGAAATGACGACTACAACAGTCGGTACAGAAGACAACGTAGTTACTCTTCAGACCATttgcagaaaaaggaactaGATAGGAGGGATACTAGAAAATATGGCAGTAAGTCGATGGAAAAATCCCCCAAAAGAGGAGAACATGATAAGTATAACTACCCAAGGGATGGTCATAGGGATAGGGGATATTCAAATGATAAAAATGCAGATGACGCTATGTTAAGAGGTgggaaaagaatgaatggtAGGGGTGCCTCTACATCGAGACCCGGTGAGCATAGCCATTATAAGAAAGGCGATTACGAAAGGGGAGTTGGCCATGATGAACACCATTCCGGTTATAATTACAAAATGCAGAGAAAAACGAACAGATCACGTTCATATTCTGTGCACATGAAcgataaggaagaaaacaaggGATATTCCAAACGTGATGGATATAACAATGATTATAACTACGATAAGAAACGAAAATACGGACAGTACGATGGGGCAAACGGAGATTACGAAAAACGAGGGGACGACGGTTACGCGTATAATAATGGCTACCATAATGGTTCCTACAATAAAAGGCTGAAAGGGTATCCAGGTGACCAGGACGATGAGAGGTATAAGAAGGCCTACCCAAAGTATTCCGAAAGGTATGACAAAAATTTCTACCCAAAGGATGAGCGTAAGGATTTTTACGATAAGGACAACAAATCGAATAAgtacaaaaatgatgaatacGGAAAGTACGACAGAGAGGCCTCTTACGATTACAAGGGagacaagaaaaaatacgGTGACAAGAATGAGGATTATTATAACAAGACAAAGTATAGCAAATACGACTCGTACGAACGGGATGATGGTAAGAAGTATAATAAGGAGAGCAAACCCTACGGCAACAACTATAAGGACGAAAAGGGCTATGGTAAGTACAAGGATAAAACGTACGACCGGAGGGATGATAAGAACTACTACAAAGACAATAAATCAAGGCAAAAAGACGATTACAAATACGATGATTTAGACAAAGGAAAACGAGACAAATCGTATGAACGGAAAAACAGAGGGGACGATAGCAGAGATCGAAtgaatgacaaaaaaagttacaactACAAAGgtaagaagggaaaatatgccgacggaaggaaggatgatgaTTATAACAATTCGCCCAATACAAAGCgagacagaaaaaataaggacaACAAAAAACGAAGATCGAAATCGTACTCCGATGTAAGTCATAACAGTTCTGCTAAATATGCGTccaaaagcaaaaagcaaaagaaggaaaaatattcttcaaaggataaaaaaaaggataacaagaagaaaaattatgacGATGATGACTACGAAAAGTATGATAACTCCGTTAGCGGTTCGAAAAATTCCTATTCAAACAAGAAGGACGATGAAAGCAACTCCTACGTTCCCAAATCGGAATCTGCTAATTCGGCTTATTCGTGA